The following is a genomic window from Methanobacterium aggregans.
TTAGCACACAAAATCATGTCACAATCCCCCAACAGATCACAGACAGATTTCCAGCGATCTGAATGTTCTTTAATGGTGATGTTTGGTTTTTCCCGGAGTTCAAGAAATTTTACTTTATCGCTTTGAATTTCAAAAATCAGGAAATGATCACAGGCTGAAAAGTGCAGATCCACATTTTTACCATCACTTGAAGCCACTGCAATCTTCATTCTGATCCTTCCTCCCTTAATGGGACATCACACTTCCCTGCAGAATCATCGTAGTATTTCTCTATGATAGTGTTGGTAAATAGATCCACAAGATGTGTACCTGCCCTGTATCCTAAAATTGGCATTCTTTGAGCACCTAAACGATCGTAGATAGGGAACCCCAATCTTACAAGTGGAATATTTTCTTCTTTAGCTATTCTTGCACCGTAAGAATTTCCAATGAGCAGGTCAGTATCTACACCTTTGATATGCTCATGAAGGTCGTACAAGTCTCCACCTGAAAGCACG
Proteins encoded in this region:
- a CDS encoding NifB/NifX family molybdenum-iron cluster-binding protein, whose amino-acid sequence is MKIAVASSDGKNVDLHFSACDHFLIFEIQSDKVKFLELREKPNITIKEHSDRWKSVCDLLGDCDMILCAKIGPDPRSNIEDRGVTVLESSGLIEGALKNFL